A genomic stretch from Antarcticibacterium flavum includes:
- a CDS encoding tetratricopeptide repeat protein: MKVKAYNLKVLRPLYILVLAFFCITVANAQSLQEENRKKERETNKLMRDAEDKLGENDFESAEASYREAVAKNDNSVKARYNMANMYYTKEKPSQATSRLKQAAQLAESKEDRHKIFHNMGNSFMEQKKYADAVEAYKNALRNNPKDEETRYNLALAKKMIEEEEKEGGGGDDDQESEEKDQQEQDQNEGGEGDKEQEQDSDQGEDKKDSGGDSGENQQEPEEQDDQGKPQEQEQNEEGQAQQPQPGQLSPQQIKSLLEAMNNEEKKVQDKINAEKARGAKTRTGKDW; encoded by the coding sequence ATGAAGGTAAAAGCATATAATCTCAAAGTTTTGAGGCCATTATATATACTGGTCCTGGCATTCTTTTGCATTACTGTAGCCAACGCTCAATCACTCCAGGAGGAAAACAGAAAAAAAGAGAGGGAGACCAACAAGTTGATGCGGGATGCTGAAGATAAATTGGGAGAGAACGATTTTGAATCGGCTGAAGCATCTTACAGGGAAGCTGTAGCAAAAAACGATAACAGCGTAAAAGCCAGGTATAACATGGCCAATATGTACTATACCAAAGAAAAGCCATCTCAGGCAACTTCCAGGTTAAAGCAGGCCGCACAGCTGGCAGAAAGTAAGGAAGATAGGCATAAGATATTCCATAATATGGGGAACAGCTTTATGGAACAAAAGAAATATGCAGATGCTGTAGAAGCCTATAAGAATGCCCTGCGTAATAACCCGAAGGATGAAGAGACCCGCTATAACCTGGCCCTTGCCAAAAAAATGATAGAGGAAGAAGAAAAAGAAGGCGGCGGCGGTGATGATGACCAGGAAAGTGAAGAGAAGGACCAGCAGGAGCAGGATCAAAATGAAGGCGGCGAGGGAGACAAGGAACAGGAGCAGGATAGTGACCAGGGAGAAGACAAGAAGGATAGTGGAGGTGACAGTGGTGAGAACCAGCAGGAGCCGGAAGAGCAGGACGACCAGGGGAAGCCACAGGAACAGGAGCAAAATGAAGAGGGACAGGCACAACAGCCCCAGCCCGGACAGCTCTCACCACAACAAATAAAAAGCCTCCTGGAAGCTATGAACAATGAAGAAAAGAAGGTGCAGGATAAAATAAATGCTGAAAAAGCCAGGGGAGCAAAGACAAGGACAGGAAAAGACTGGTAA
- a CDS encoding VWA domain-containing protein codes for MFILEEGKYFWLLLIVPVLLFFYAILYLWKKRKQKQFAAPGMLQHLSPDRSWFKPALKFGLILLALASLAIALANPKIGTKMEMVTREGVDIVFAIDVSKSMEAEDVAPNRLEKSKQLVNQVLNNLASDRVGIIAYAGSAFPQLPITTDYSSARMFLQALNTDMVSSQGTAIGDAIELSKTYFNPQEPTSKVLVIISDGEDHLGEVTSVAKDAANEGIRIVTIGVGTPRGGPIPMKRGGVVQSYKKDQSGETVITRLEEQTLKDIAAATNGIYISGNVTAEVTENMTDFLGNLDKTEFESRQFAEYQSQFQWFLGLAILLLLVDIFLLERKTAWVKKLNLFNERRAVKK; via the coding sequence ATGTTTATTTTAGAAGAAGGAAAATATTTCTGGTTATTGCTCATCGTCCCGGTGCTGCTGTTCTTTTATGCCATACTTTATCTTTGGAAGAAGCGCAAACAAAAGCAGTTTGCCGCACCGGGAATGTTACAACACTTAAGCCCGGACAGGAGCTGGTTCAAACCTGCCCTTAAATTTGGACTTATCCTACTGGCACTTGCCAGTCTTGCCATTGCACTTGCAAATCCAAAAATTGGCACGAAAATGGAAATGGTTACCAGGGAAGGAGTAGATATTGTCTTTGCCATAGATGTTTCCAAGAGTATGGAGGCAGAGGATGTTGCCCCCAACAGGCTTGAAAAATCAAAGCAACTGGTAAACCAGGTTCTTAACAACCTGGCGAGTGACAGGGTAGGGATCATTGCCTATGCAGGCAGTGCCTTCCCGCAACTGCCCATAACAACAGATTATTCCTCTGCAAGGATGTTCCTGCAGGCACTTAATACAGATATGGTCTCCTCACAGGGTACCGCCATTGGTGATGCGATTGAATTGTCAAAGACATATTTTAATCCGCAGGAGCCTACCAGCAAGGTGCTGGTGATCATTAGTGACGGGGAGGACCACCTGGGAGAGGTTACAAGTGTGGCAAAAGATGCAGCAAATGAAGGTATAAGAATAGTCACCATTGGTGTGGGCACCCCCCGTGGAGGGCCTATTCCTATGAAACGAGGGGGAGTGGTGCAAAGCTATAAAAAGGACCAAAGCGGGGAGACCGTGATCACGCGGCTGGAAGAGCAAACCCTTAAGGATATAGCAGCTGCTACCAACGGGATCTATATAAGCGGAAATGTTACTGCTGAAGTGACTGAAAATATGACAGATTTTCTCGGGAATCTCGATAAAACTGAATTTGAATCACGGCAGTTTGCAGAGTATCAGTCACAATTCCAGTGGTTTCTCGGTTTGGCAATCCTTTTGCTGTTGGTAGATATATTCCTGCTGGAAAGGAAAACAGCCTGGGTCAAAAAACTCAATTTGTTCAACGAACGAAGAGCAGTTAAGAAATGA
- a CDS encoding vWA domain-containing protein: MLENFTFENPGFFWLLALLPLLAAWYFWKKDKQQAELRMSSLKGFKGTKSILPTLRHILIFLRLLALAFFIVAMARPRTTDVTSRTSSTQGIDIVLAIDVSASMLARDLKPNRLEALKEVAAEFIQDRVTDRIGLVVYAGESFTLTPVTSDKVVVLNALKDIEYNNVIEGGTAIGMGLATSVNRLKDSNAKSKVIILLTDGVNNAGFIDPLIASELAVEYEIKTYTIGLGSNGMALSPIGTLPNGQFQYGNVPVEIDEQLMQDIAKTTGGRYFRATNNEKLEEIYEEIDALEKTEIEELKYYNYEERFRPFLLIGGLLLIMELLLRFTIFRSFI, translated from the coding sequence ATGCTTGAGAATTTTACATTTGAAAATCCCGGTTTTTTCTGGCTTCTGGCACTTTTGCCACTGTTGGCGGCCTGGTATTTCTGGAAAAAGGATAAGCAGCAGGCAGAGCTTAGAATGTCCAGCCTAAAAGGATTTAAAGGTACTAAAAGCATCTTGCCAACACTAAGGCACATTTTGATTTTCCTACGCCTGCTGGCACTGGCTTTCTTTATTGTCGCCATGGCCAGGCCCCGTACTACAGATGTTACCAGCAGGACCAGTTCCACCCAGGGAATAGATATAGTGCTGGCCATTGACGTTTCAGCAAGTATGCTGGCACGGGACCTTAAACCCAACCGCCTGGAAGCACTTAAGGAAGTGGCGGCAGAGTTTATACAGGACAGGGTAACCGACAGGATTGGCCTGGTGGTTTATGCAGGAGAGAGTTTTACCCTTACCCCGGTAACCAGTGATAAGGTGGTAGTGCTTAACGCTCTTAAAGATATTGAATATAATAACGTGATTGAAGGTGGTACTGCCATAGGAATGGGACTGGCAACATCTGTAAACAGGCTAAAGGACAGTAACGCCAAAAGTAAGGTCATCATCCTGCTTACAGATGGGGTGAATAATGCGGGGTTTATAGATCCGTTGATCGCTAGTGAACTGGCGGTGGAATATGAAATTAAGACTTACACAATTGGATTGGGAAGCAACGGGATGGCGCTTTCCCCCATAGGCACCCTGCCCAATGGCCAGTTCCAGTATGGTAATGTACCCGTAGAGATCGATGAGCAACTTATGCAGGATATTGCAAAAACCACTGGAGGAAGATATTTTAGAGCGACAAATAATGAGAAACTTGAGGAGATCTATGAAGAAATAGATGCTCTGGAAAAAACCGAGATCGAAGAACTGAAGTATTATAATTATGAGGAAAGGTTCAGGCCATTCCTGTTGATAGGAGGATTATTACTTATTATGGAGCTCTTGTTGAGATTTACAATATTCAGGAGTTTTATATAA
- a CDS encoding DUF4381 domain-containing protein produces the protein MTNSFFREDCLTSLPITPALTGAGDTVACIKRALFISILLLLSFPALAQETRVTATIDTAQIYIGDQISYKITVDAAEIPSIVFPEAQTFNPLEVVEALTIDTSRVENRYRLVREYYLTQFDSGSYMIPSQRVLVNDNPFFTDSVRVEVRDVVVDTTKQKMYAIKPAMEVPGGFRILVWLWWLLGMAALGALIYYLLRKRKQKKEAAKQLPPYERALFELQQLDNSRLLENRETKEYYSKLTEAVRRYIEDEVHLRAMESTTSELIHDLEVKMEKGELKLSRNTIDDLKVILQRADLAKFANSRPDIITAKGDRSKIEYVINDTKAAIPEPTEEELLRDEEYRRAKLARKKRRKIIMGATAGMVVIIIAVSVIISTRGFDYLATSIFGNPTKELLEGEWISSEYGDPAVTVNTPRVLKRGELDMPDEARRMMVGSETFIDGDLAEDLYVVVSTVRFQQGTKFDLDTAVEGVYNNLESKGARNIIVKDEDYTTLQGIPGVKVFGTLEMEHPRREGEFISKEYSILNFGVGGGFQQITVIFDEEDEYAEEIAGRIINSVEFQTRP, from the coding sequence ATGACAAACAGCTTTTTTAGAGAAGATTGCCTTACTAGCTTACCCATTACACCAGCCTTGACAGGCGCCGGCGATACAGTTGCCTGCATTAAAAGGGCTCTCTTTATTTCTATTTTGCTGCTCCTTTCATTTCCTGCTTTAGCGCAGGAAACAAGGGTGACTGCCACTATTGATACTGCTCAAATTTATATTGGAGACCAAATCTCCTATAAAATTACGGTGGATGCAGCCGAAATTCCCTCTATTGTTTTTCCTGAAGCTCAAACATTTAATCCGCTGGAGGTGGTAGAGGCTCTTACCATAGATACTTCCAGGGTGGAGAACAGGTACAGGCTGGTGAGGGAGTACTACCTTACTCAATTTGACTCCGGCAGCTATATGATCCCCTCACAACGGGTGCTGGTGAATGATAACCCCTTTTTTACAGATTCGGTTAGAGTAGAGGTGAGGGATGTAGTGGTGGACACCACCAAACAAAAAATGTATGCCATCAAACCGGCTATGGAAGTTCCAGGTGGGTTTCGCATACTTGTATGGCTATGGTGGCTGCTGGGAATGGCAGCGCTTGGGGCTTTGATCTATTACCTCCTGCGCAAACGAAAACAAAAAAAGGAAGCAGCCAAACAACTGCCTCCCTACGAACGTGCCCTCTTCGAACTACAGCAGCTGGACAACTCCAGGTTACTGGAAAACAGGGAAACTAAAGAATACTATTCCAAGTTAACAGAAGCTGTTCGCCGGTATATTGAAGATGAGGTACACCTGCGGGCAATGGAAAGCACCACCTCTGAACTTATTCATGACCTGGAAGTGAAAATGGAGAAAGGGGAATTAAAACTTAGCCGCAATACGATTGATGACTTAAAGGTAATCCTGCAGCGTGCAGATCTTGCAAAATTCGCCAATTCCAGACCTGATATTATTACTGCTAAAGGGGACCGCTCCAAAATAGAATATGTCATCAATGATACCAAAGCCGCGATCCCGGAGCCTACAGAGGAGGAGCTGTTGCGGGATGAGGAATACCGTAGGGCAAAACTTGCCCGTAAAAAACGTAGAAAGATCATTATGGGCGCAACAGCGGGTATGGTGGTAATAATAATAGCTGTTTCTGTAATAATCTCCACGCGCGGGTTTGATTACCTGGCCACGAGTATCTTTGGAAACCCTACCAAAGAGCTGCTGGAGGGGGAATGGATAAGCAGTGAATATGGCGATCCTGCTGTAACCGTGAACACACCGCGCGTTTTAAAGCGCGGGGAATTGGATATGCCAGATGAGGCCCGTAGAATGATGGTAGGTAGTGAAACTTTCATCGACGGGGACCTTGCGGAAGATCTATATGTCGTGGTGAGTACCGTAAGATTCCAGCAGGGGACAAAATTTGATCTTGATACTGCCGTGGAAGGGGTTTATAATAACCTGGAAAGCAAAGGCGCAAGGAATATTATAGTTAAGGATGAAGATTACACCACCCTGCAGGGGATCCCTGGCGTGAAGGTGTTTGGTACCCTGGAAATGGAGCATCCCCGCCGCGAGGGAGAGTTTATAAGCAAGGAATATTCCATTCTCAACTTTGGTGTGGGTGGTGGCTTCCAGCAAATAACGGTGATCTTTGATGAGGAGGATGAATATGCAGAGGAGATCGCGGGAAGAATAATTAATTCGGTTGAATTTCAAACCAGACCCTGA